One stretch of Cohnella algarum DNA includes these proteins:
- the glsA gene encoding glutaminase A, which translates to MSETSEFDRLLTQLPLWLETSRKRAAEGKVASYIPELSKMPQSALGIAVLDANGRTASAGDCGIPFTMQSISKVFTLILALMDNGEAAVFDKVGMEPTGDNFNSMLKLELVRPGIPFNPLINAGAIAVSSLIAGADSEEKSSRILSFFRKLAGNPSLELDEDVYRSEAATANLNRSMAYLLKDNGVLEGGVDEVLDVYFRHCSIKVACADIARMALVLAFDGADPLTGESLIPRRYVQIAKTFMITCGMYNASGEFAIQVGLPAKSGVSGGILTLVPGRYGIGVVGPALNRKGNSIAGVHLMETLSREFDWSMF; encoded by the coding sequence GTGTCCGAAACGTCCGAATTCGATCGCCTTCTGACGCAGCTGCCTTTATGGTTGGAAACGAGCAGGAAGCGCGCAGCCGAAGGCAAGGTCGCATCGTATATCCCGGAACTGTCCAAAATGCCCCAGTCCGCTCTCGGCATTGCCGTACTGGATGCAAACGGCCGAACCGCTTCGGCGGGAGACTGCGGCATCCCGTTTACGATGCAGAGCATTTCTAAAGTTTTTACGCTGATTCTCGCGCTCATGGATAATGGCGAAGCGGCCGTTTTTGACAAAGTGGGCATGGAGCCGACCGGCGACAACTTCAATTCGATGCTGAAGCTGGAGCTGGTGCGGCCCGGCATCCCGTTCAACCCGCTGATCAACGCGGGAGCGATCGCGGTGTCGTCGCTGATTGCCGGCGCGGATTCGGAGGAAAAATCATCTCGGATTTTGTCTTTCTTCCGCAAGCTGGCCGGCAACCCTTCGCTCGAACTGGACGAAGACGTTTACCGGTCGGAAGCCGCTACGGCCAACCTCAACCGTTCGATGGCCTATCTCCTGAAAGACAACGGCGTGCTGGAAGGCGGCGTCGACGAGGTGCTCGACGTGTACTTCCGCCATTGCTCGATCAAGGTCGCCTGCGCGGACATCGCCCGTATGGCGCTGGTGCTTGCTTTCGACGGCGCGGACCCGCTCACGGGCGAGAGTTTGATCCCGCGCCGCTACGTGCAGATCGCGAAGACGTTCATGATCACTTGCGGAATGTACAACGCCTCCGGCGAATTCGCCATCCAGGTCGGGCTTCCGGCCAAAAGCGGCGTCTCGGGCGGCATTTTGACGCTCGTTCCCGGACGTTACGGAATCGGCGTCGTCGGTCCGGCGCTCAACCGCAAAGGAAACAGCATCGCGGGCGTCCATCTGATGGAGACGCTGTCCCGGGAATTCGACTGGAGCATGTTTTGA
- a CDS encoding ISLre2-like element ISTco1 family transposase, producing the protein MSHFTTTMPTMKEIEQWIFRKMQEEFARAMKQVLEALDQQILEQRDRERYRVKDERETSVNTVFGNVRFKRRLYCDRRSGKHVYLLDQLLQFEGRGKVSPHLEETAIAFASQGPSYRDSAKRLEQLLGYNVLSHQAIREKLMERAQQPMPAVKRRAARVLFVEVDGLYTKLQRSKKRGMENAIAVVHEGWEKNGKRVQLKNKQHYLHTSGGDFWEGFGDFLVERYEIDENTWLVVNGDGAAWIGECTSYFHQCLYMLDRFHVARDLKRFVGHLPQVWETVRRSLAKQDAAALMAVLEGVSEQEIAEENRKDWKPYKRFLKRHEKHLDDYRKTLQAKGIDTSGMRPMGSAESQMRIFAKRTKRGGYSWSERGVRAMLRTMMRIQEAGTVVRTVEGQASKQATPQQSINMRQLLKNVTQPVKGCIAGMIRMLQGPKQSSTTGMALKALRG; encoded by the coding sequence GTGAGCCACTTTACCACAACAATGCCGACGATGAAAGAGATTGAGCAATGGATTTTCCGGAAAATGCAGGAGGAATTCGCTCGTGCGATGAAGCAGGTACTGGAGGCGCTGGATCAGCAGATCCTGGAGCAACGGGACCGAGAGCGTTATCGAGTAAAGGACGAGCGTGAAACAAGCGTCAACACAGTGTTCGGGAATGTGCGCTTTAAGCGGAGATTGTACTGTGACCGTAGAAGCGGCAAACACGTGTATCTGCTGGATCAGCTGTTGCAATTCGAAGGGCGCGGGAAAGTCAGTCCGCATTTGGAAGAGACAGCAATCGCATTCGCAAGCCAAGGACCGTCGTACCGGGACAGCGCAAAGAGGCTGGAGCAGCTTTTGGGCTACAATGTGCTGAGCCACCAAGCGATCAGGGAAAAACTGATGGAGCGTGCGCAACAGCCGATGCCAGCGGTGAAACGGCGCGCTGCCCGCGTGCTGTTCGTGGAAGTGGATGGGCTGTACACGAAGCTGCAGCGGAGCAAAAAGCGCGGGATGGAGAACGCAATTGCAGTCGTACACGAAGGCTGGGAGAAGAACGGCAAGCGGGTACAGCTGAAGAACAAACAGCATTACCTGCATACGAGCGGCGGCGACTTCTGGGAAGGGTTCGGGGACTTTCTGGTGGAGCGTTACGAAATCGACGAGAACACGTGGCTTGTGGTGAACGGAGACGGCGCGGCGTGGATCGGGGAATGTACATCCTACTTTCACCAATGTCTGTACATGCTGGACCGCTTTCATGTGGCGCGTGATTTGAAACGCTTTGTTGGTCATTTGCCGCAGGTGTGGGAGACCGTGAGACGGTCTTTGGCCAAACAGGATGCAGCCGCGCTTATGGCGGTCCTGGAAGGCGTGTCGGAGCAAGAGATAGCGGAAGAGAACCGGAAGGATTGGAAGCCGTATAAAAGATTTCTAAAGCGGCATGAGAAGCATTTGGACGACTACCGAAAAACACTCCAGGCGAAGGGGATCGACACAAGCGGTATGCGCCCGATGGGAAGCGCGGAATCGCAGATGCGTATATTCGCCAAGCGGACGAAGCGTGGCGGGTACAGTTGGAGTGAGCGAGGCGTCAGGGCGATGCTGAGGACGATGATGAGGATTCAAGAAGCGGGCACGGTGGTAAGAACGGTTGAAGGACAAGCGAGTAAGCAGGCAACGCCGCAGCAGTCGATAAACATGCGGCAATTGCTCAAGAACGTGACGCAACCGGTCAAGGGTTGTATCGCTGGAATGATTCGCATGCTGCAAGGACCGAAGCAAAGCAGCACAACGGGTATGGCACTCAAAGCACTTCGCGGATAA
- a CDS encoding carbohydrate binding domain-containing protein: MKLLKKSAFLLLAFSLALSAFLSLEPAKPAMANAAPDPTPPFSWDNATVYFAMTDRFMDGDPSNNHSYGRELDANGNPYPNYKSKVGTFHGGDLKGLTQKIEEGYFNELGVNAIWITAPYEQIHGWVGGENFRHYAYHGYYALDYTEMDRNMGTKEEMRAFVDTAHEHGIRVVMDVVLNHAGYETMKDMDEFDFGELAGGWQNYYYNQPESAAHYDTYADYIASSDANRWARWWGPDWIRSSYAGYSGCGGSDLTLCLSGLPDFKTESSQTVGIPPFLAEKWGSAKLAAENAKLDAFFARTGKPRTVSNHLISWLTDWVREYGIDGFRVDTAKHVEMHVWKALKEEAVIALRDWKAAHPDKKLDDLDFWMTGEAWGHGLGRSAYFDNGFDSMINFSFQGSAGNLANLEGIYSNYAASINSDDSFNMLSYISSHDTSLFNRSNLINAGTSLLMLPGGVQIFYGDETARPPVTAPWDQPTRSDMNWSSIDAGVLSHWQKLGQFRSKHIAVGAGSHRQLQSSPYAFSRTYNSGGVEDKVAVVVGASGTTTVNVGSAFEDGTTVTDFYTGQSAVVTGGQVTFAAHANGVILIEEPPTLEARVSASPAGGSFSTETKEVTLNVRNAETGFYTLDGSDPKDGGIPFENGQTIAIGAGMEIGDSVALRLYAVNDLAEHARQYVFTKTERSILTVHFKKPANWGTPHLYYYETSPEVPEPVWTTSPAMVSEGNGWYAYSIEDAESARVIFKDNNGNQIPGRQQPGLVLTAEGWYDNGWIADPTDSVAPSIPSNVSASAATGSSITLIWDASTDNIGVAGYEIYRDGAKVGDAAGTTYTDSGLSASTEYSYTVKAYDAAGNVSEASAAVAAATAAAPPTNQATVYYKRGYATPYFHYMPAGGAWTAVPGLAMEPSPNYAGYSVITVDIGTATSLKAAFNNGSGVWDNNGGQNYTFQQGVWTFDGGSIVSGAPDPNSQSLTISLSVPANTSVSDSVYIAGSFNGWNPADGDYRMTRNGDGTYFITFEVAAGTTIQYKFTRGTWASVEANANGSDIANRTYTKAAGAQGLSLSVPRWKDK; encoded by the coding sequence GTGAAGCTGCTAAAAAAATCGGCATTCCTGCTTCTGGCCTTTTCGCTGGCTCTTTCGGCTTTTTTGTCGCTTGAACCCGCCAAGCCGGCTATGGCGAATGCCGCGCCGGATCCGACTCCTCCGTTCTCCTGGGATAATGCGACCGTTTATTTTGCGATGACGGACCGTTTTATGGACGGCGATCCGAGCAACAACCATTCGTATGGACGCGAGCTGGACGCGAACGGCAATCCGTACCCGAATTATAAATCGAAGGTAGGCACTTTTCACGGCGGTGATTTGAAAGGGCTTACACAAAAGATAGAAGAAGGTTATTTCAACGAATTGGGCGTCAATGCCATCTGGATTACGGCGCCATACGAGCAAATCCACGGCTGGGTCGGCGGGGAGAATTTCCGCCATTACGCCTATCACGGTTATTACGCGCTCGATTATACGGAAATGGACCGAAATATGGGCACGAAGGAGGAGATGAGGGCGTTCGTCGATACCGCCCATGAGCATGGCATCCGGGTCGTCATGGATGTCGTCCTGAACCACGCCGGCTACGAGACGATGAAGGACATGGACGAGTTCGACTTCGGCGAGCTTGCCGGGGGCTGGCAAAACTATTACTATAATCAGCCGGAATCGGCGGCTCACTACGATACGTACGCCGATTACATCGCCAGCTCCGATGCGAACCGCTGGGCCCGTTGGTGGGGGCCGGACTGGATCCGCTCAAGCTACGCGGGGTATTCCGGCTGCGGCGGCTCCGATTTGACCTTGTGTCTTTCGGGCTTGCCGGATTTCAAAACCGAATCCTCCCAAACGGTCGGCATTCCTCCGTTTCTCGCCGAAAAGTGGGGCAGCGCCAAGCTTGCGGCCGAAAACGCGAAGCTGGACGCTTTCTTCGCCCGCACCGGCAAGCCTCGCACGGTCAGCAATCATCTGATCAGCTGGCTTACCGATTGGGTCCGGGAGTACGGGATCGACGGTTTCCGCGTCGATACCGCCAAGCATGTCGAAATGCACGTGTGGAAAGCGTTGAAGGAAGAAGCGGTCATCGCGCTTCGGGACTGGAAGGCGGCCCATCCGGACAAAAAACTCGACGATCTCGATTTCTGGATGACGGGCGAAGCGTGGGGACACGGACTTGGCCGAAGCGCCTACTTCGACAACGGCTTCGATTCGATGATCAACTTCTCGTTCCAGGGCTCGGCGGGCAATCTGGCGAATTTGGAGGGGATTTATTCGAATTACGCCGCCAGCATCAACTCGGACGATTCGTTTAATATGCTGAGCTATATTTCGTCGCACGACACTTCGCTTTTTAACCGCAGCAATCTGATCAACGCGGGGACCTCGCTGCTCATGCTGCCCGGAGGCGTGCAGATTTTCTACGGGGACGAGACGGCGAGACCGCCGGTAACCGCGCCATGGGATCAGCCGACGCGGTCGGACATGAACTGGAGCTCGATCGATGCGGGCGTCTTGTCCCACTGGCAGAAGCTCGGCCAGTTCCGCAGCAAGCATATCGCCGTCGGGGCGGGAAGCCACAGGCAGCTGCAATCGTCGCCGTACGCGTTCAGCCGGACGTACAATTCCGGCGGCGTCGAGGACAAGGTGGCGGTCGTCGTCGGCGCAAGCGGAACGACTACGGTCAACGTCGGTTCGGCATTCGAGGACGGGACGACGGTAACGGACTTTTATACGGGTCAATCGGCGGTCGTCACGGGAGGCCAGGTTACCTTCGCCGCCCACGCGAACGGCGTTATCCTCATCGAAGAACCGCCGACGCTCGAAGCCCGCGTGTCGGCCTCTCCCGCCGGCGGCAGCTTCAGCACCGAAACGAAGGAAGTTACCCTGAACGTGAGAAATGCCGAAACGGGCTTCTACACGCTGGACGGGAGCGATCCGAAAGACGGCGGCATTCCGTTTGAAAACGGGCAGACGATCGCGATCGGCGCCGGCATGGAGATCGGCGACTCGGTTGCGCTGCGGCTGTACGCGGTCAACGATTTGGCCGAACATGCGAGACAATACGTTTTCACGAAAACCGAACGGAGCATCCTGACGGTCCATTTCAAAAAACCTGCCAACTGGGGAACGCCGCATTTGTATTATTATGAAACGTCGCCGGAAGTCCCGGAACCGGTCTGGACAACGTCGCCGGCAATGGTCAGCGAAGGAAACGGGTGGTATGCATATTCGATCGAGGATGCGGAAAGCGCCCGCGTCATTTTCAAGGACAACAACGGCAACCAGATTCCGGGGCGGCAGCAGCCGGGCCTGGTCCTGACCGCGGAGGGCTGGTACGACAACGGCTGGATCGCCGATCCGACGGATTCGGTTGCGCCTTCGATTCCGTCGAACGTGTCGGCGTCGGCAGCGACCGGCAGCTCCATCACGCTGATCTGGGACGCTTCGACGGACAATATCGGCGTCGCCGGGTACGAAATTTACCGGGACGGAGCCAAGGTCGGCGATGCTGCCGGCACGACGTATACGGACAGCGGACTTTCGGCGTCAACCGAATATTCGTATACCGTGAAAGCATATGACGCGGCCGGCAACGTATCGGAAGCGAGCGCGGCGGTTGCGGCCGCGACTGCAGCCGCTCCTCCGACGAACCAGGCGACCGTTTATTACAAGCGGGGATATGCGACGCCGTATTTCCATTACATGCCGGCCGGCGGCGCATGGACGGCCGTTCCGGGCCTTGCGATGGAGCCTTCGCCGAATTACGCGGGCTACAGCGTCATTACGGTCGATATCGGAACGGCGACCAGCCTGAAGGCCGCGTTCAACAACGGAAGCGGCGTCTGGGACAACAATGGGGGCCAAAATTATACGTTCCAGCAAGGGGTCTGGACGTTCGACGGCGGCAGCATCGTGTCAGGAGCGCCTGATCCGAACAGTCAAAGCCTGACGATTTCGCTAAGCGTTCCGGCCAACACCAGCGTTTCCGATTCGGTGTACATCGCCGGATCGTTCAACGGCTGGAATCCCGCCGACGGCGATTACCGGATGACGCGCAACGGCGACGGGACGTATTTCATTACGTTCGAAGTGGCGGCCGGGACGACGATCCAGTACAAGTTTACGAGAGGAACGTGGGCATCGGTCGAAGCTAACGCCAACGGCTCGGATATCGCGAACCGGACCTATACGAAAGCGGCCGGAGCGCAAGGATTAAGCCTGTCCGTGCCGCGATGGAAGGATAAATAA
- a CDS encoding hydroxyacid dehydrogenase, with protein sequence MKGIFLAAKSSPSFDSSKFYSIFNEYTMEKLSEIIDISPSIVDKNRLEENAPLLAQTELIFSTWGFGTLSEREIREYFPRLKAVFYAAGSVKYFARPFFDCGVRVFSSQAANAVPVAEFTLAHILLANKGALRAPQRYKKLGYHAARSYTDRYEGNFNARVGLLGAGRIGRKVIELLKPFDMDVFVFDPFLSAEEAKRLGVTKAPLDIIFSTCHVISNHLADNEQTAGIVNYDYLSQMNDYTTFINTGNGPQIVTDDLVAVLKENETITAVLDVTDPEPLPADHPLFSLENAFVTARISGSFAGEVARMGEYMCEECRAFLAGEPLKYEITREMLSTLG encoded by the coding sequence ATGAAAGGAATTTTTTTGGCGGCCAAATCCAGTCCTTCGTTCGATTCGTCCAAATTTTACAGCATCTTCAACGAATACACGATGGAAAAGCTGTCGGAAATCATCGACATCAGTCCGTCCATCGTCGACAAAAACCGGCTGGAGGAAAATGCGCCCCTGCTTGCCCAAACGGAGCTGATCTTTTCGACCTGGGGCTTCGGGACGCTCTCGGAGCGGGAAATTCGCGAGTATTTTCCCCGGCTGAAGGCCGTGTTTTACGCGGCCGGCTCCGTCAAATATTTCGCCCGTCCCTTCTTCGATTGCGGCGTCCGCGTCTTCAGCTCCCAGGCCGCCAACGCGGTGCCCGTCGCCGAATTCACGCTCGCCCATATTTTGCTGGCCAACAAAGGCGCTCTGCGCGCCCCCCAAAGGTACAAGAAGCTGGGCTACCACGCGGCGCGAAGCTATACGGACCGGTACGAAGGCAATTTCAACGCCCGCGTCGGATTGCTCGGCGCCGGAAGAATCGGCCGGAAGGTCATCGAGCTGCTGAAGCCGTTCGACATGGACGTGTTCGTGTTCGATCCGTTTCTGTCGGCGGAGGAAGCGAAGCGGCTGGGCGTGACGAAAGCGCCGCTGGACATCATTTTCAGCACGTGCCACGTCATTTCCAACCACCTGGCGGACAACGAACAGACGGCGGGCATCGTCAACTACGACTATCTGAGCCAGATGAACGACTATACGACGTTCATCAATACCGGCAACGGCCCCCAGATCGTTACGGACGATCTGGTCGCGGTCCTGAAGGAGAACGAGACGATTACCGCCGTGCTGGACGTAACCGACCCGGAGCCGCTTCCGGCCGATCATCCGCTGTTTTCGCTCGAGAACGCTTTTGTGACGGCCCGCATTTCCGGAAGCTTCGCCGGCGAAGTCGCCCGGATGGGCGAGTACATGTGCGAGGAATGCAGGGCGTTTCTGGCCGGCGAGCCGCTGAAATACGAGATTACGCGAGAGATGCTCAGCACGCTGGGCTGA
- a CDS encoding helix-turn-helix domain-containing protein — MFMLSDSGDPVSAANGAAPLSGSRPPGAVAKEIEDTAKKYILYKLLHNDFSTPEHFPALFERFGIGFSDGRFAVAVIRFDDFREFEPDRRAHRISIFKFAMVNIALELLGRDFACEALENGPDHVTVILNGPSFGESRMLLLRAKLTETLAQIEELFRFSASAGIGTVAASASAIRTSYSNALTASEYRMFFGPRSVVAYDDIEDRELARIAFPYEEEQALLTGIRQNQPEHAAAGLDAFFEAVRAGSAQEVRLFLAQLGGSLSRLSHSSPQAEAFAEFDLRAFHRDLQGLDTLEQKKRLFADLLVDQLTAREQIDQRKKEAQMKAAKAFIAQNYGNSDLTVDIVAEHVQFSPSYLRKLFRDVCRCSPTDYIFHYRLEAAKRLLRETEYTAKDIAEKVGYLNTKYFYSIFKKSVGMTTFEYREKFRNASPNPQTGPRNDTNGVL, encoded by the coding sequence ATGTTCATGTTGTCCGACAGCGGCGATCCGGTATCCGCGGCAAACGGCGCGGCCCCCCTCTCCGGCTCACGGCCTCCCGGCGCCGTGGCCAAAGAAATCGAAGACACGGCTAAAAAGTATATCCTTTACAAGCTTCTGCATAACGATTTCTCGACCCCGGAACATTTTCCGGCCCTGTTCGAGCGGTTCGGGATCGGATTTTCGGACGGGCGCTTTGCGGTCGCGGTCATCCGCTTCGACGATTTCCGCGAGTTCGAACCGGACCGCAGGGCGCACCGGATTTCGATTTTCAAGTTCGCGATGGTCAATATCGCGCTCGAACTGCTGGGCAGGGATTTCGCCTGCGAAGCCCTGGAAAACGGACCGGACCACGTCACGGTCATTCTGAACGGGCCGTCGTTCGGGGAAAGCCGGATGCTCCTGCTTCGAGCCAAGCTGACCGAGACGCTTGCGCAAATCGAGGAGCTGTTCCGCTTCAGCGCGAGCGCCGGAATCGGCACGGTCGCGGCGAGCGCGAGCGCGATCCGGACAAGCTATTCGAACGCCTTGACGGCGAGCGAGTATCGGATGTTTTTCGGACCGCGGTCGGTCGTCGCCTACGACGATATCGAGGATCGCGAGCTCGCGCGAATCGCTTTTCCCTACGAGGAGGAGCAGGCGCTGCTGACGGGGATCCGGCAAAACCAGCCCGAGCACGCTGCCGCGGGCCTGGACGCGTTTTTCGAAGCGGTCCGGGCCGGCAGCGCGCAGGAGGTTCGCCTGTTTTTGGCGCAACTGGGCGGATCGTTGAGCCGGCTTTCGCATTCCTCGCCGCAGGCGGAGGCGTTCGCGGAATTCGATCTGCGCGCCTTTCACCGGGATTTGCAGGGGCTGGACACGCTGGAGCAGAAAAAACGGCTGTTCGCGGACCTGCTTGTCGATCAACTGACAGCAAGGGAACAGATCGATCAGCGGAAAAAGGAAGCGCAAATGAAAGCCGCCAAGGCATTTATCGCGCAAAACTACGGCAATAGCGATTTGACGGTCGACATCGTGGCGGAGCACGTGCAGTTTTCTCCGAGCTATTTGCGCAAATTGTTCAGGGACGTCTGCCGCTGCTCGCCGACGGATTACATTTTCCATTACCGGCTGGAAGCGGCCAAACGCCTGCTGCGCGAGACCGAATATACGGCCAAGGACATCGCCGAAAAGGTCGGCTACCTGAACACCAAATATTTTTACAGCATCTTCAAAAAAAGCGTCGGCATGACGACGTTCGAGTACCGCGAGAAGTTTCGAAACGCGTCTCCAAACCCGCAAACGGGCCCCCGAAACGATACGAACGGCGTTTTATAA
- a CDS encoding TerC family protein, with product MDVGLLLEYGWVLIILVLLEGLLAADNALVLAIMVKHLDEKERKKALFYGLFGAFVFRFASLFIISLLVDVWQIQAIGALYLLFISIHNIVKFIRKKNAQEAEAAEKENRKQAGFWMTVLKVELADIAFAIDSILAAVALAVALPPSGIQSIGSMDGGQFIVVLAGGIIGLVIMRFAANFFVKLLHSRPALELAAFVIVGWVGVKLAVHTLAHDALHVLPHSFVESTGWKATFYIVLVAIAVTGWFLSGKSAVPNAHKGDEELKDTIKEQQKLS from the coding sequence ATGGATGTCGGGCTTTTGCTTGAGTATGGGTGGGTTTTGATTATTTTGGTGCTGCTGGAGGGGCTTTTGGCGGCGGACAACGCCCTGGTGCTGGCGATCATGGTCAAGCATCTGGACGAAAAGGAACGGAAAAAGGCTTTGTTCTACGGTTTGTTTGGAGCTTTCGTCTTCCGTTTCGCATCGCTGTTCATCATTTCCCTGCTCGTCGATGTTTGGCAAATCCAGGCCATCGGCGCGTTGTACCTGTTGTTCATTTCGATTCATAACATCGTGAAGTTCATTCGCAAAAAGAATGCGCAGGAAGCGGAAGCGGCGGAAAAAGAAAACCGCAAGCAGGCCGGCTTCTGGATGACCGTCCTCAAAGTCGAGCTTGCGGATATCGCCTTTGCGATCGACTCCATCCTGGCTGCGGTCGCGCTTGCGGTCGCCCTTCCGCCAAGCGGCATCCAGTCGATCGGGAGCATGGACGGCGGCCAGTTTATCGTCGTTTTGGCGGGCGGCATTATCGGACTCGTCATCATGCGGTTTGCCGCCAATTTCTTCGTCAAACTGCTTCACTCCCGTCCCGCGCTTGAACTGGCCGCGTTCGTCATCGTCGGCTGGGTCGGCGTCAAGCTCGCCGTTCATACGCTCGCCCACGACGCGCTGCACGTGCTCCCGCACTCGTTCGTGGAAAGCACCGGCTGGAAAGCGACGTTCTATATCGTGCTCGTGGCGATCGCCGTAACCGGCTGGTTCCTGTCGGGCAAATCGGCGGTTCCGAACGCGCATAAAGGCGACGAAGAACTGAAGGATACGATCAAGGAACAGCAAAAGCTGAGCTAA
- a CDS encoding YceI family protein produces the protein MAKAKWTVDVSHSEIGFSVKHMMIAKVKGTFHGFEASIEADPADLTTADIEFAIDLSSVDTRNADRDNHLKSADFFDIEKNPKLLFKATKIVRTGDDEYDITGDVTLHGVTRSETFSATFEGVGKDPWGNEKAGFSATGSLKRSDYGLTYNAALETGGVLIGDEVKIAIEIEAAKA, from the coding sequence ATGGCAAAGGCAAAATGGACGGTAGACGTATCCCACAGCGAAATCGGGTTTTCGGTAAAACACATGATGATCGCGAAAGTGAAAGGCACGTTCCACGGCTTCGAAGCCAGCATCGAAGCGGATCCGGCGGATTTGACGACGGCGGACATCGAATTCGCGATCGATTTGTCCAGCGTCGACACCCGCAACGCGGACCGCGACAACCACTTGAAATCGGCCGACTTTTTCGATATCGAGAAGAACCCGAAGCTGCTGTTCAAAGCGACGAAAATCGTTCGCACGGGCGACGACGAATACGATATTACGGGCGACGTCACGCTGCATGGCGTCACCCGCTCGGAAACGTTCTCGGCTACGTTCGAGGGCGTCGGCAAAGACCCGTGGGGCAACGAAAAGGCGGGCTTTAGCGCGACCGGCAGCCTGAAGCGGAGCGATTACGGCTTGACGTACAACGCGGCGCTCGAAACGGGCGGCGTGCTGATCGGCGACGAAGTGAAAATCGCCATCGAAATCGAAGCGGCCAAAGCTTGA
- a CDS encoding glycoside hydrolase family 88 protein produces MSVEMKSQLGTWLDETWEKMKAKMSAEVERVGDRIPYIPVDGKYAEDKGETDIYWWTNGFWPGMLWQMYNATKEEKYKAAAEGVERRLDAALEGFEGLHHDVGFMWLHSAVANYRLTGSETSKTRGLHAANVLAGRYNPRGKFIRAWNEDRAGWMIVDCMMNIPLLYWAARETNDPRFVYIAKDHADTTLEKIVRPDGSCNHIAILNPENGELLELPGGQGYESGSSWSRGQAWALYGFALSHRHTGDDRYLQAAKKIAHYFIANVATTGYVPLVDFRAPAEPICYDTTAGVCAACGMLQLAEAVSELEKPLYVNAAVQILQATDRRFCNWNVDEDAIVGNGTGSYHGRDGDYGVPIIYGDYFFIEALLRLKEKHFLIW; encoded by the coding sequence ATGAGCGTGGAAATGAAATCGCAGCTCGGCACGTGGCTGGACGAAACGTGGGAGAAGATGAAAGCCAAAATGTCCGCGGAAGTCGAGCGGGTCGGCGACCGCATCCCGTACATCCCGGTCGACGGCAAGTACGCGGAAGACAAGGGCGAAACCGACATTTACTGGTGGACGAACGGCTTCTGGCCGGGCATGCTGTGGCAGATGTACAACGCGACGAAGGAGGAGAAGTACAAGGCGGCGGCGGAAGGCGTCGAGCGCCGGCTCGATGCGGCGCTCGAAGGATTCGAAGGCCTGCATCACGACGTCGGCTTCATGTGGCTGCACTCCGCCGTCGCCAATTACCGCCTCACCGGCAGCGAAACGTCGAAGACGAGAGGGCTGCATGCGGCCAACGTGCTGGCGGGGCGCTACAATCCCCGCGGCAAGTTTATTCGGGCCTGGAACGAGGACCGCGCCGGCTGGATGATCGTCGACTGCATGATGAACATTCCGCTGCTGTATTGGGCCGCGAGAGAAACGAACGATCCGCGCTTCGTTTATATCGCCAAGGATCACGCGGACACGACGCTGGAGAAAATCGTGCGCCCGGACGGCTCGTGCAACCACATCGCGATCCTGAATCCCGAAAACGGCGAGCTGCTGGAGCTGCCGGGCGGACAAGGCTACGAGTCCGGCTCGTCCTGGTCGCGCGGGCAGGCGTGGGCGCTGTACGGTTTCGCCCTGAGCCACCGCCATACGGGCGACGATCGCTATTTGCAAGCCGCGAAAAAAATCGCCCACTACTTCATCGCGAACGTCGCGACGACCGGTTACGTTCCGCTGGTGGACTTCCGCGCTCCGGCCGAGCCGATCTGCTACGATACGACGGCGGGCGTTTGCGCCGCCTGCGGCATGCTGCAGCTCGCCGAAGCCGTATCCGAGCTCGAGAAGCCGCTGTACGTGAACGCGGCGGTGCAAATTTTGCAGGCGACGGACCGGCGGTTCTGCAACTGGAACGTCGACGAGGACGCCATCGTAGGGAACGGAACGGGGTCCTACCACGGCCGGGACGGGGACTACGGGGTGCCGATCATTTACGGCGACTATTTCTTCATCGAGGCGCTGCTCAGGCTGAAGGAGAAGCATTTTCTTATCTGGTAA
- a CDS encoding HesB/YadR/YfhF family protein, protein MEMAVSPSALQCFEQEWGYKHGDRIRVFVRYVSGGTEPYGFGIMKDDPMDPAAVVTAGELTFYMEQKDVWFLEHKKLTLDCLNGDIVFKVES, encoded by the coding sequence ATGGAAATGGCCGTTTCGCCGTCCGCCTTGCAGTGCTTCGAGCAGGAATGGGGCTATAAACACGGCGACCGCATTCGCGTATTTGTTCGTTATGTCAGCGGGGGCACCGAGCCGTACGGTTTCGGCATCATGAAGGACGATCCGATGGATCCGGCAGCCGTGGTGACCGCAGGCGAGCTTACCTTCTATATGGAACAAAAGGACGTCTGGTTTCTCGAGCACAAAAAGCTCACCCTCGATTGCCTAAACGGCGATATCGTGTTCAAAGTCGAATCGTGA